One window of the Ureibacillus sp. FSL W7-1570 genome contains the following:
- the safA gene encoding SafA/ExsA family spore coat assembly protein: MKTKLKKGAGALILSIGLLLPVTAFAAGTYTVASGDSLWKIAVKTQTGVQELINANPQLENPNLIYPGQKINVPEKEGQAYEEEVVRLVNVERAKAGLPALKSDWELARVAKHKSQDMHDKKYFDHTSPTYGSPFTMMTNYGIQYKSAGENIAMGQSTPEQVVKAWMNSPGHRANILNKNYTHIGVGYVKDGHYWTQMFIQK, translated from the coding sequence ATGAAAACGAAATTGAAAAAAGGCGCAGGCGCCCTCATTTTATCCATTGGATTATTATTGCCGGTAACGGCTTTCGCTGCCGGAACATATACAGTCGCATCAGGAGATTCTCTTTGGAAAATTGCAGTAAAAACACAAACAGGTGTACAAGAATTGATTAATGCGAATCCGCAATTGGAAAATCCGAATTTGATTTATCCGGGACAAAAAATCAATGTGCCGGAGAAGGAAGGCCAAGCTTATGAGGAAGAAGTGGTAAGATTGGTCAATGTGGAACGCGCCAAAGCAGGATTGCCTGCATTAAAATCCGATTGGGAATTGGCGAGAGTGGCGAAGCATAAATCCCAAGACATGCATGATAAAAAATATTTCGACCATACAAGCCCAACATACGGTTCGCCATTCACCATGATGACAAACTATGGAATCCAATATAAATCCGCCGGTGAAAATATTGCCATGGGCCAAAGCACGCCGGAACAAGTGGTGAAAGCTTGGATGAACTCACCGGGACACCGCGCAAACATCTTGAACAAAAACTATACGCATATCGGTGTGGGATATGTGAAAGACGGCCATTATTGGACACAAATGTTCATTCAAAAATAA
- a CDS encoding hydrolase — MLTKEDTVLVLIDIQGKLARIVDKSEFVIDNIARMVQGAKVLGLPILWLEQYPKGLGPTVEEISQFLTDEKPIEKITFSAYDTPEFVKALEATGRKKVLIAGIEAHICVYQTAAHLLQNGYEVEVLADCVSSRTAINSQIGLEKMKQCGAKLSSVEMALFEMQQIAKGDEFKAISKIVK; from the coding sequence TTGTTGACAAAAGAAGACACAGTGCTCGTATTGATTGACATTCAAGGGAAGCTGGCACGCATTGTGGACAAGAGCGAATTTGTGATCGACAATATCGCCAGAATGGTGCAAGGGGCGAAAGTGTTGGGGTTGCCCATCTTATGGCTTGAACAATATCCGAAAGGTTTAGGACCGACCGTTGAAGAAATTTCCCAATTTTTGACCGATGAAAAGCCGATTGAAAAAATCACCTTCAGCGCTTACGACACGCCGGAGTTTGTAAAAGCATTGGAAGCGACAGGCCGCAAAAAGGTATTGATTGCGGGAATTGAAGCCCATATTTGTGTATATCAGACGGCTGCCCATCTGCTTCAAAACGGTTATGAAGTCGAAGTGTTGGCGGATTGCGTGTCTTCCCGCACAGCTATAAATTCGCAAATTGGCCTTGAGAAAATGAAACAATGCGGCGCAAAACTTTCCAGCGTGGAAATGGCGTTATTTGAAATGCAACAAATTGCGAAAGGCGACGAATTTAAAGCCATCAGTAAAATTGTCAAATAA
- a CDS encoding glucose-6-phosphate isomerase: MNTYSVHTNLLNCIFDDMDIASYKERVEKIHDELETSNDMTGWINYPLMDHEELFNSIEKLKDEICMEADVFVVIGIGGSFLGARAVQEALTPYFGVLEKGTEVIYVGHHMSGSYLQQLIHYLEGKEIYINVISKSGSTMETTLAFRVLRLYMEKRYGEEAAERIIVTTDPEKGILKAIADEEGYKRFAVPPDIGGRYSVFTPVGLLPIAVAGIDIRSFMDGAKNAALELKNADLTQNHAYQYAVIRNKLYNEGYCVELLASFEPSLKKFHEWWMQLFGESEGKEKKGLFPACVTYSTDLHAIGQFIQEGSPILFETLLHFNQIEGDYIIPYDPRNEDGLNYLAGRSFNEINATSKQGTALAHAEGGVPVIQLEMEKLDAYHLGYLMYFFMKACAMSAKLIEVNPFDQPGVEAYKRKMLELLKKK, translated from the coding sequence TTGAATACTTATTCAGTGCATACAAATTTATTGAATTGTATATTCGATGATATGGATATAGCTTCATATAAAGAGCGTGTGGAAAAAATCCATGATGAATTGGAAACTTCCAATGATATGACGGGATGGATCAATTATCCTTTGATGGATCATGAAGAACTCTTCAATTCAATTGAAAAGCTGAAAGATGAAATTTGCATGGAGGCGGATGTGTTCGTCGTCATCGGGATTGGAGGCTCTTTTTTAGGCGCCCGTGCGGTTCAGGAAGCATTAACCCCCTACTTTGGCGTTTTGGAAAAAGGAACGGAAGTCATTTATGTCGGCCATCATATGAGCGGTTCTTATTTGCAGCAATTAATTCATTACTTGGAAGGCAAAGAAATCTATATCAATGTCATTTCAAAATCCGGAAGCACAATGGAGACGACTTTAGCCTTCCGCGTGTTAAGACTGTACATGGAAAAACGGTATGGGGAAGAAGCGGCGGAACGGATTATTGTGACAACGGATCCGGAAAAAGGCATATTGAAAGCCATAGCGGACGAAGAGGGATATAAAAGATTTGCCGTCCCTCCGGATATCGGGGGCAGGTATTCCGTATTTACGCCTGTCGGACTTTTGCCGATTGCCGTGGCGGGCATCGATATCCGATCGTTTATGGATGGAGCCAAAAATGCCGCATTGGAATTGAAAAATGCCGATTTGACCCAAAATCACGCATACCAATACGCCGTCATAAGAAATAAGTTGTACAACGAAGGGTATTGCGTGGAACTGCTCGCCTCCTTCGAACCGTCATTAAAGAAATTCCATGAATGGTGGATGCAGCTGTTTGGGGAAAGCGAAGGGAAAGAAAAAAAGGGATTGTTCCCCGCTTGTGTGACCTACTCCACGGATTTGCATGCAATTGGGCAATTCATTCAGGAAGGAAGCCCGATTTTGTTTGAAACACTCCTTCATTTCAATCAAATTGAAGGCGATTACATCATTCCTTATGATCCGAGAAATGAGGACGGTTTAAATTATTTGGCAGGCCGTTCTTTCAACGAAATCAATGCCACCTCAAAACAAGGCACAGCCCTTGCCCATGCAGAAGGCGGGGTGCCCGTCATACAACTGGAGATGGAGAAACTGGATGCTTATCACTTGGGATATTTGATGTATTTCTTTATGAAAGCATGTGCCATGAGCGCGAAGCTGATTGAAGTGAATCCCTTTGATCAGCCGGGGGTGGAGGCGTATAAAAGAAAAATGCTCGAGCTGTTAAAAAAGAAATAG
- the galU gene encoding UTP--glucose-1-phosphate uridylyltransferase GalU, protein MKKIRKAIIPAAGLGTRFLPVTKAMPKEMLPIVDKPTIQYIVEEAIASGIEDIMIVTGKGKRAIEDHFDHAFELEANLIEKKKFDLLEKVRVTSDIDIHYIRQKQPLGLGHAVWCARKFIGDEPFAVLLGDDIVQSEVPCLKQLIDQYEKTFSSVIAVMEVPESEIHRYGVIDPVSTDSPLMQVKKFVEKPAKEQAPSNYAIIGRYILTPEIFRFLEQKKAGIGGEIQLTDAIEELNTIQRVFAYRFEGKRYDVGNPLGFIETTIDFALQREDLREEVGRFIIKKAQELSVHAASNE, encoded by the coding sequence TTGAAAAAGATACGAAAAGCAATCATTCCGGCAGCGGGATTAGGAACCCGTTTTTTGCCTGTAACGAAAGCCATGCCGAAAGAGATGTTGCCGATTGTCGATAAACCGACCATTCAATATATCGTGGAAGAAGCCATCGCTTCGGGCATTGAAGATATTATGATCGTTACCGGTAAAGGAAAACGGGCGATCGAAGACCATTTTGACCATGCATTTGAATTGGAAGCGAATTTAATAGAAAAGAAGAAATTCGATCTGTTGGAAAAAGTGCGTGTCACATCAGACATCGATATTCACTATATCCGCCAAAAACAACCCCTGGGTCTGGGACATGCGGTTTGGTGTGCACGTAAATTTATTGGAGATGAACCTTTCGCTGTATTGCTCGGCGATGATATTGTCCAAAGCGAAGTTCCTTGTTTGAAGCAATTGATCGATCAATATGAGAAAACCTTTTCCAGCGTCATTGCGGTGATGGAAGTGCCCGAGAGTGAAATTCACCGGTACGGTGTCATCGATCCCGTTTCGACCGATTCCCCTTTGATGCAAGTCAAAAAATTTGTTGAAAAACCGGCGAAAGAACAAGCGCCTTCCAATTACGCGATTATCGGCCGTTACATTTTGACCCCTGAAATTTTCCGATTCTTGGAACAAAAGAAAGCGGGAATTGGCGGGGAAATTCAATTAACGGATGCAATTGAAGAATTGAATACGATTCAACGGGTGTTTGCGTACCGATTTGAAGGAAAACGCTATGATGTCGGCAATCCGCTGGGTTTTATCGAAACAACCATCGATTTTGCGCTCCAGCGGGAAGATTTGAGGGAGGAAGTGGGACGGTTCATAATCAAAAAGGCGCAAGAGCTTTCCGTACATGCAGCTTCAAATGAATAA
- the pheT gene encoding phenylalanine--tRNA ligase subunit beta: MLVSLKWLQEYVDIQGLTPEELAEKITRAGIEVDSVIDRSQGMTNIVVGHVLSKEKHPDADKLSVCQVDVGTDVRQIICGAPNVAAGQKVIVALPGAKLPGGIKIKKAKMRGQESNGMICSLQELGVEGRVVPKAYADGIYVLPDDAVPGSDALEILGLRDTVLELDLTPNRSDALSMLGVAYEVGAILSQDVKLPEIQYATAKEKAEDYIKVRVDATKENPLYAAKVIKNVKVAESPLWLQHYLMAAGVRPHNNVVDITNYVLLEYGQPLHAFDYDSLGTGEIVVRLANEGEKIVTLDDQERTLQSHHLVITNGKEPVAVAGVMGGANSEVTESTTTVVLEAAYFDGLSVRRTSKDLGLRSDSSVRFEKGVDPNRVLEAQERAAQLICALAGGEVLEGTVLVDELDKTPARIVISPDDINTKLGMKISLEDMISILERLKFDVEAKRGLLVIDVPTRRQDIKIEEDIIEEIARLYGYDEIPMTLPEGKTQVGGLTPYQEKRRIVRNFLEGAGLYQAVTYSLTSEEWSQKFALKKEETTKLLMPMSEDRTTLRQSLIPHLLQAASYNMARQADSACLYEIGSVFLGKTEEGLPFEEEHAAFVITGKWVDDAWLGDKRNVDFFVAKGIVEGLIEKLGLTERITYEKGTMEGLHPGQTANILLDGERVGIIGGLHPAERKAWDLKETYVAELNLHALLRAEAKGVEYEPVPRFPMVTRDIAVEVDRAVSAGELESIIRKAGTKLLKAVKVFDVYEGENIEAGKKSVAFTLTYFNPERTLTDEEVANAHEKVWKALEEAGATIR, from the coding sequence ATGTTAGTTTCATTAAAATGGTTGCAAGAATATGTCGATATACAAGGGTTAACTCCGGAAGAATTGGCGGAAAAAATCACGCGTGCCGGAATTGAAGTCGATTCCGTCATCGACCGTTCGCAAGGCATGACGAATATTGTGGTTGGTCATGTCCTTTCAAAAGAAAAACATCCGGATGCCGACAAATTGAGCGTTTGCCAAGTGGATGTCGGAACGGATGTAAGACAGATCATTTGCGGCGCGCCAAACGTGGCGGCAGGACAAAAAGTCATCGTGGCGTTGCCTGGCGCCAAACTTCCTGGAGGCATCAAAATTAAAAAAGCGAAAATGCGCGGCCAAGAATCGAACGGAATGATTTGCTCCTTGCAAGAGCTGGGCGTTGAAGGCCGCGTTGTGCCAAAAGCGTATGCGGATGGCATTTATGTATTGCCTGATGATGCAGTGCCTGGTTCCGATGCGCTGGAAATTCTTGGACTTCGGGATACAGTGCTGGAGCTTGACTTGACACCAAACCGTTCCGATGCCCTTTCCATGCTTGGAGTCGCCTATGAAGTGGGGGCCATTTTGTCACAAGATGTGAAATTGCCCGAAATCCAATATGCAACTGCAAAGGAAAAAGCGGAAGATTATATTAAAGTGCGGGTGGATGCGACGAAAGAAAACCCATTATATGCTGCAAAAGTCATAAAAAATGTCAAAGTGGCGGAATCGCCATTATGGTTGCAGCACTATTTAATGGCTGCGGGCGTTCGTCCCCACAATAACGTTGTCGATATTACAAACTACGTATTGCTCGAATATGGCCAACCCCTTCACGCGTTTGACTACGATTCATTAGGAACAGGGGAAATCGTCGTCCGTTTGGCAAATGAAGGTGAAAAAATTGTCACTTTGGACGATCAGGAACGTACACTTCAAAGCCACCATTTGGTCATTACAAATGGAAAAGAACCGGTTGCCGTTGCAGGAGTGATGGGAGGAGCCAACTCAGAAGTGACGGAAAGCACGACAACGGTTGTTCTTGAAGCGGCTTATTTTGACGGTTTATCCGTTCGCCGCACATCCAAAGATCTGGGATTGCGTTCCGACTCATCCGTGCGTTTTGAAAAAGGCGTCGATCCGAACCGGGTTTTGGAAGCCCAAGAACGGGCAGCACAACTGATTTGCGCATTGGCTGGCGGAGAAGTGCTGGAAGGAACCGTGCTTGTGGATGAACTCGATAAAACGCCAGCGCGCATTGTCATTTCACCGGATGACATTAATACAAAATTGGGCATGAAAATTTCGCTGGAAGATATGATTTCCATCTTGGAACGATTAAAGTTCGATGTGGAAGCGAAACGGGGTTTATTGGTCATTGATGTGCCGACTCGCCGACAAGACATCAAAATTGAAGAGGATATTATTGAAGAAATTGCAAGACTCTATGGTTATGATGAAATTCCAATGACATTGCCTGAAGGGAAAACACAAGTGGGCGGTTTGACCCCTTATCAAGAAAAGCGCCGTATTGTCCGCAATTTCTTGGAGGGTGCCGGCCTCTATCAAGCGGTCACATATTCCTTGACTTCTGAAGAATGGTCCCAAAAGTTTGCGTTGAAAAAAGAAGAAACGACCAAATTGTTGATGCCGATGAGCGAAGACCGCACAACATTGCGCCAAAGCTTGATTCCTCATTTGTTGCAGGCGGCAAGCTACAACATGGCACGCCAAGCGGATTCCGCATGTTTATATGAAATCGGCTCTGTATTCCTTGGCAAAACAGAGGAAGGTTTGCCATTTGAAGAGGAGCATGCGGCCTTTGTCATCACCGGCAAATGGGTGGATGATGCATGGCTCGGAGATAAACGCAATGTTGATTTCTTTGTGGCAAAAGGCATTGTGGAAGGATTAATCGAAAAATTAGGTTTAACAGAACGCATTACCTATGAAAAAGGAACGATGGAAGGACTTCATCCAGGTCAAACGGCAAACATTTTACTGGACGGTGAACGGGTAGGAATTATCGGCGGCCTTCATCCGGCAGAACGAAAAGCATGGGATTTAAAAGAAACGTATGTAGCAGAGTTGAATTTACATGCTTTATTGCGTGCTGAAGCGAAAGGCGTTGAATACGAACCGGTTCCACGCTTCCCGATGGTGACGCGTGACATTGCTGTGGAAGTGGACAGAGCGGTTTCCGCCGGAGAACTTGAATCGATTATCCGCAAAGCGGGCACGAAGTTGTTAAAAGCGGTAAAAGTATTTGATGTATATGAAGGAGAGAATATCGAGGCAGGCAAAAAATCCGTCGCCTTCACATTGACATACTTCAATCCGGAAAGAACCCTTACGGATGAAGAAGTGGCAAATGCCCATGAAAAAGTGTGGAAAGCTTTGGAAGAAGCCGGTGCGACAATCCGATAA
- the pheS gene encoding phenylalanine--tRNA ligase subunit alpha — MEQQLKQIEQEAIEQIAACTNLKELNDIRVKFLGKKGSITEVLKGMGKLSPEERPKIGALANTVREKVTQELEQRAKVLEEQQIQEQLEKESVDVTLPGRKVRVGNRHPLTRVVEELEDLFISMGYEVAEGPEVETDYFNFEALNLPKGHPARDMQDTFYITEETLLRTHTSPVQARTMLAKQGKPFRIICPGKVYRRDTDDATHSHQFMQIEGLVVGENIRMSDLKGTLDKLAKKMFGEDREIRLRPSFFPFTEPSVEMDISCFRCGGNGCNVCKHTGWIEILGAGMVHPNVLEMGGYDPKKFSGFAFGIGVERIAMLKYGVEDIRNFYIDDIRFLSQFRRTEG; from the coding sequence ATGGAACAGCAACTCAAACAAATCGAGCAAGAAGCCATTGAACAAATTGCTGCTTGTACGAACCTGAAAGAATTGAATGATATTCGCGTAAAGTTCTTAGGAAAAAAAGGCTCCATCACGGAAGTGTTGAAAGGTATGGGGAAACTTTCCCCGGAAGAGCGTCCGAAAATCGGGGCGCTTGCCAATACGGTGCGTGAAAAGGTTACGCAAGAATTGGAACAGCGGGCAAAAGTTTTGGAAGAACAACAAATTCAAGAGCAGTTGGAAAAGGAATCAGTGGATGTAACGCTACCTGGACGCAAAGTTCGGGTTGGAAACAGACATCCTTTGACACGTGTCGTTGAAGAATTGGAAGATTTATTCATTTCCATGGGCTATGAAGTGGCGGAAGGTCCGGAAGTGGAAACGGACTATTTCAACTTCGAAGCGTTGAACTTGCCAAAGGGTCACCCTGCCCGCGATATGCAGGATACGTTCTATATTACGGAGGAAACGTTGCTCCGCACCCATACTTCTCCTGTGCAAGCAAGAACAATGCTTGCGAAACAGGGAAAACCGTTCCGCATTATCTGTCCTGGAAAAGTGTATCGCCGTGACACGGATGATGCCACTCACTCCCACCAATTTATGCAAATTGAAGGGCTTGTGGTCGGCGAAAATATCCGCATGAGCGATTTGAAAGGTACGCTGGATAAACTGGCGAAAAAAATGTTTGGCGAGGATCGGGAAATCCGCTTGCGTCCAAGTTTCTTCCCATTCACTGAACCATCCGTTGAAATGGATATTTCCTGCTTCCGCTGCGGAGGAAATGGATGCAATGTATGTAAACATACAGGATGGATCGAAATTTTGGGTGCCGGCATGGTTCATCCAAACGTGCTTGAAATGGGCGGTTATGATCCGAAAAAATTCTCCGGTTTTGCCTTTGGAATTGGTGTAGAGCGTATTGCAATGCTGAAGTACGGTGTGGAAGATATCCGAAACTTCTATATCGATGACATCCGATTCTTATCACAATTCCGACGTACAGAAGGGTAA
- a CDS encoding RNA methyltransferase: MKRIESKQNALVKHWKKLVSAKKERDKTGEYIVEGFHLTEEALKNKDQVIHIIKREDVEIPREWSLDDVYLVEVTDSVAKEIAETETSQGIFAHCKQREISGSEQAKWSKLLLVDSVQDPGNIGTMIRTADACGIDAVILGKGCADLYNPKTLRSAQGSHFHLPVIRGNLAEWIEKLKERHIPVFGTALENAVDYRKLDKTESFALLVGNEGSGVHQALLEKTDQNVVIPIFGQAESLNVAVATGILLYKFME; encoded by the coding sequence ATGAAACGGATTGAATCGAAGCAGAATGCATTAGTGAAGCATTGGAAAAAACTTGTTTCCGCAAAAAAAGAACGGGATAAAACCGGAGAATATATAGTGGAAGGTTTTCATTTGACGGAAGAGGCTTTAAAAAACAAGGACCAAGTGATCCACATCATTAAACGGGAAGATGTTGAAATTCCCCGGGAATGGTCATTGGACGATGTCTACCTTGTGGAAGTGACGGATTCCGTTGCGAAGGAGATTGCCGAAACGGAAACTTCCCAAGGGATTTTCGCCCATTGTAAGCAGCGGGAGATTTCCGGATCTGAACAGGCAAAATGGAGCAAATTGCTGCTCGTTGACAGCGTGCAAGATCCAGGCAATATCGGCACCATGATCCGCACTGCGGATGCTTGTGGAATTGATGCGGTCATTTTAGGAAAAGGGTGTGCCGACTTATACAATCCAAAAACTTTGCGTTCAGCCCAAGGCTCCCATTTCCATTTGCCTGTCATTAGGGGAAATTTGGCGGAATGGATAGAAAAATTAAAAGAGCGCCATATTCCGGTTTTCGGTACGGCTCTTGAAAATGCGGTTGATTACAGAAAGCTGGATAAAACGGAAAGTTTTGCCTTGTTAGTGGGAAATGAAGGCAGCGGTGTTCATCAGGCGCTGTTGGAGAAAACGGATCAAAATGTGGTAATTCCGATTTTTGGACAAGCGGAATCATTGAACGTGGCTGTTGCAACCGGTATATTGTTGTATAAATTCATGGAATAA
- a CDS encoding IscS subfamily cysteine desulfurase: MIYLDYAATTPMLDVSIEAYGIAAKEVYGNTSSLHDAGGKAVFLLEKSRDAIAEKLGVNRDGVIFTGGGTEGNILAILSLARAGQGKHVITSSAEHTSVHAAMNTLEREGYEITRLPLTEQGTIDVDLLEKTVRPDTVLISIQHVNSEIGSIQPVAEIAKVAQKYNIPYHVDCVQSFCKLDIKSFSKHVDAITVSAHKIGGPKGCGAVYLNPRRRILPLFPGVTHERGLRGGTVDTPAIFAFATSVEHYKYDINKFWKLRHQLKEAIQKTNCYFIESDEAHQLPSICGLCMKGAEGQYVMLRLNEEGICISTGSACDINSKSGTKAILAMGRSLSEARRFFRISFGMDTTEEEIEQLGNALIKIDQEIKNMK, translated from the coding sequence ATGATTTATTTGGATTATGCCGCAACAACGCCAATGCTGGATGTAAGCATAGAGGCATATGGCATTGCCGCAAAGGAAGTATACGGAAATACATCAAGTTTGCACGATGCGGGAGGAAAAGCAGTGTTCCTGTTGGAAAAATCGAGGGATGCCATCGCCGAAAAATTGGGCGTCAATCGGGATGGCGTCATTTTTACAGGAGGCGGAACGGAAGGCAATATTTTGGCGATTTTATCATTGGCCCGTGCAGGACAAGGAAAGCATGTCATCACTTCAAGCGCGGAACATACGAGCGTCCATGCGGCAATGAATACACTGGAGCGGGAAGGTTACGAAATTACGAGACTGCCGCTGACGGAACAGGGGACGATTGATGTGGATTTGCTGGAAAAAACGGTCCGTCCTGATACCGTCCTGATTTCCATTCAACACGTCAATTCGGAAATCGGCTCCATTCAACCAGTGGCGGAAATTGCAAAGGTTGCACAAAAATACAACATTCCCTATCATGTAGATTGTGTTCAATCTTTTTGCAAGTTGGATATAAAGTCATTTTCAAAACATGTGGATGCCATCACCGTGTCCGCCCATAAAATTGGTGGTCCAAAAGGCTGCGGTGCGGTATATTTAAATCCGCGAAGAAGAATTTTGCCTCTTTTTCCAGGGGTAACCCATGAAAGAGGGTTGAGAGGCGGCACGGTGGATACGCCGGCCATTTTTGCTTTTGCAACAAGCGTGGAACATTATAAATATGATATAAATAAGTTTTGGAAATTGCGCCATCAATTGAAAGAAGCGATTCAAAAGACAAATTGTTACTTTATCGAATCGGACGAGGCCCATCAACTTCCGAGCATTTGCGGTTTGTGCATGAAAGGGGCGGAAGGGCAATATGTGATGCTGCGCCTGAATGAAGAAGGAATCTGCATTTCCACGGGAAGTGCCTGCGACATCAACAGCAAATCCGGAACGAAGGCGATTCTTGCGATGGGTCGCAGTTTATCGGAAGCCCGCAGATTTTTCCGCATCTCCTTTGGGATGGATACAACGGAAGAAGAAATTGAACAGCTCGGCAACGCATTAATCAAAATAGATCAGGAAATCAAAAACATGAAATAA
- the nadB gene encoding L-aspartate oxidase, protein MMRKTDIVIIGSGASALQTAKILAEKFQVDIVTKNHLKNGSSYKAQGGIAAVTSDEDSIQLHVQDTLSAGVYHHQPDNVHTLVEEGKKTVHQLIKENFQADRALDGSISLGLEGAHSRPRIIHAGGDATGQALVNYLLDLLAEKVTIHEYELAYELLLNEDSECIGVKTKSKEGKTTTYLASYVIIATGGAGALYEYTSNCPDSFGDGIALSYIAGAEIADMEFVQFHPSLIYKDGQTHGLVSEAVRGAGGFFADEEGNRLMEGVHPLGDLAPRHVTAYEMYKHRAKGREVYIDISNIEHFEEKFPTITNICKEQGIDLSKQRIPIAPGSHFLMGGIISDVYGRTSIPRLLAVGETACTGVHGANRLASNSLLECITFGKLMAENLLCNGTRQHNFTRISNEKKLVNLPTLMDPKTLQKEMFRNAGIVREKQGLSELLAKLPSYRDIAAVDLDAMDRSAIEQLFMHITASLIVQGALIREESRGSHIRSDFPSMKEDWNNKWIVFKQGNYHVRDGLYEQHQIAGNVETVFQ, encoded by the coding sequence ATGATGAGGAAGACAGATATTGTCATTATCGGTAGCGGTGCGAGCGCCCTTCAGACAGCGAAAATCCTCGCAGAAAAATTTCAGGTGGATATCGTGACAAAAAACCATCTGAAAAACGGGAGCTCATACAAAGCCCAAGGAGGAATCGCTGCAGTTACAAGTGATGAAGACAGCATCCAATTGCACGTGCAAGACACGCTCTCAGCAGGTGTTTATCACCATCAGCCAGACAATGTTCATACATTGGTGGAAGAAGGAAAGAAAACGGTTCATCAATTGATCAAAGAAAATTTTCAAGCGGATCGGGCTTTGGACGGTTCGATTTCCCTGGGGCTTGAAGGAGCCCACAGCAGACCGAGAATCATTCATGCCGGCGGAGATGCGACAGGACAAGCTCTCGTAAACTATTTGCTAGATTTATTGGCTGAAAAGGTGACAATCCATGAATACGAACTCGCTTATGAACTGTTATTGAATGAGGATAGCGAATGTATCGGTGTCAAAACAAAATCCAAAGAAGGAAAAACGACAACCTATTTGGCCTCCTATGTCATTATTGCAACAGGCGGCGCAGGGGCATTGTATGAATATACTTCCAATTGCCCCGACAGCTTTGGCGACGGGATTGCCCTTTCATACATCGCCGGAGCTGAAATCGCCGATATGGAATTTGTTCAATTCCATCCAAGCTTAATCTACAAGGACGGCCAAACCCATGGACTTGTCTCCGAAGCGGTGCGTGGCGCCGGCGGATTCTTTGCGGATGAAGAAGGAAATCGATTGATGGAAGGGGTTCATCCATTGGGGGATTTGGCCCCAAGACATGTTACCGCCTATGAAATGTATAAACATCGTGCAAAAGGCCGGGAAGTTTATATCGACATATCAAATATAGAACACTTTGAAGAAAAGTTTCCAACAATCACAAACATTTGCAAAGAACAAGGCATTGATTTATCGAAACAACGCATTCCCATCGCGCCTGGAAGCCACTTCCTGATGGGGGGCATTATCAGTGACGTTTACGGCCGGACGAGCATCCCCAGACTTCTTGCCGTCGGGGAAACGGCTTGTACAGGGGTGCACGGAGCCAATCGCCTGGCCAGCAATTCACTGCTTGAATGTATCACATTCGGAAAATTGATGGCGGAAAATCTGCTTTGCAACGGTACACGCCAACACAACTTTACGCGGATTTCCAATGAAAAGAAATTGGTGAATTTACCAACATTAATGGATCCAAAAACTTTACAAAAAGAGATGTTCAGAAATGCAGGCATTGTAAGGGAGAAACAAGGCCTCTCGGAATTATTGGCAAAGCTGCCAAGTTACAGGGACATTGCAGCCGTTGATCTGGATGCAATGGACAGATCGGCCATTGAACAATTATTCATGCATATCACCGCCTCTTTAATCGTTCAAGGGGCATTAATCAGGGAAGAATCCCGCGGTTCCCATATCCGCAGCGATTTCCCTTCGATGAAAGAAGATTGGAACAATAAATGGATTGTTTTTAAACAAGGAAACTATCATGTGAGGGACGGACTTTATGAACAACATCAAATTGCAGGAAATGTTGAAACAGTTTTTCAATGA